The nucleotide sequence CCTGATGATACCAAGGGCAATGGCCGAGTGGTACAGGAAGCTAAAGAGCAGGCCAGGGGGCTTATGAGAAAAAGGCAATCTTTTATTTGGAACGCCACCAATATCACTAGAGCTATGCGTGAACAACTTATTGGCCTGTTCACTTCTTATGGTGGAAAGGTAAAAATTGTGTACCTGGAGGTGCCATACCAAACCCTTTTGAAGCAGAATTCAAACAGGGAGTACAATGTACCCTCTGAAATATTGCATAAAATGATCAGAAAGCTTGAGGTTCCGTCGCTTTCTGAGGCACATGAAGTTGATTATGTTATCAGGGAGTGATTTAACATGTAGCAAAATGACCTCAAACCAGGTGCTTCGGTCATATTCGGGTCGTCGCAATCCATAGCGCTGCTATATTTTGCGACCTTAAAATGCTGATTTGATGTTATTTTGCTCTTTATGATGAAGTTTATCGCATAATTCAGGTTTAAGCTCAGGAGGATTTCCAGCTTTTACTACGTGTCTTTTGCTATTATCACTTATATAAGCTTGTAGAACTATATGTACATTGTCCATATAAAAAATTCATTCTATAATCTCCACCGCTGGGCCTTTTCTGATCATCTTAATTTTCTCTCTGGAAGTAATGAGCGGAAAAGTGCCCGATATATATCAGTTCTCGGTTCAGACCTCCGAAGCTGGTGGTTATTTCGGTGATATGGTGCCAGTTATTTCGGAGGATATAGTGCCACTTTCCAGTACAAGATTACGAATATAATTTCTCTAGTTCAAGTTTTGTTTTTTACGCAATGATTCACCTTGCAAGTCTAACCTGTGAGAGGAGTAGACAACACGGTCTAAAATAGCATCAGCAATGGTTCCTTCACCTATTAGTTCATGCCATTTACTTACTGGTATTTGAGAACAAAATATGGTAGAAGCTCTCTGATGCCTTTCTTCTATAAGATCTAAAAGTATTTGTCTATCAAACTGATCCATTGCATGTAGCCCAAAGTCATCAAGGATTAAAAGAGGCGTTTTATGCAACTGATTCAAAAGCTTAATGTATGTACCGTTTAATTTGGCTAGTTTAGCTTGATCAAAGAACCTTGCGGCTATATAATAGCGGGTTTTATATAACATTTGACAAGCATGATTTCCAATAGCTTGGGCGATGTAACTCTTTCCTACACCTGTAGGGCCTGTAGCAATGATGTTCTCTTTGTTCTTTATAAAGTTTAAGGTAAAGAGCCGCTGTAAAAAAGTTTTATCAAGGCTTCTATTGCTTTGGTAATCAATATTGTTTGCAGAAGCATCCGTTCTAAAACCGGCCAGTTTGATTAGCCTGGCGATCTTTTTTCTTTGGCGTTCTTCCCATTCATTATCAACAAGCAAGGTCATGAATTCATCCGTGCTCATGTCTTTATACAGGTTCTCGGTTATGGCTTGATGATATAGGGTTGCCATAGACGAAAGTTGCATCTGCCGAAGTTTTTCTACTGTGTTGTGTTGGTTCATTTATGTATTGTTTTGATGTTAAATAGTTTATATGTAGTTAGAAGCTCCCCTGATATTATCATGGTCAGGCGTGTTACTTTGGAGGTTGCAGGTAAAATTTGCCTCTTGGTCCAAGTTGTTTTTCAGTATTCGATCAATAGTCTTGTAGCTGGCCTTATGGTACTGCAAGGCTCGTTTACAAGCACTTTCTAGTCTTTCTGCAGAGTAAGCCTTCAAGAATGACAAAATGCCTTGTGCTTGTTTATAGGCTAGCTCAGGATAATTGTATTGGCTGATTAACCTGGTAATATAATCACAGGTATACCTGCCGACTTTTTCAGCTTTTTGGATAAAGTACTCCGGATTCCAATCGTTATAAGCCTGATGGCTAGAAGGTAGATGCTCTTTTACAGTGCTATACCCGCCTGCCTTATAACTTCTTCTATGGGAGGCAACGCGTTCTTTATTGAAGAATACCTCAACATTACAAGCGTCATATTGAACTTCGACATGTTGACCTATATACCGGTGAGGAACACTGTAATAGTTTCTGTCTTCACTTAAAAAGACATGGCCAATCTTCTGAACCTTAGCTCTTTTATAGTTTTTTATCAGGTATGGGGACGAAGGCAAAGGAGCCAAGAACTCCTTTTCGATTTCCTGAAAACGCTGCTTTCGGGTCACCCTACTGGTTTGAAAACAGTATTTGTCATTGTAGCTAATTAATTGTTCAGCAATGGCATCATTGAGCTCTTTGAGGCTAAAAAAGGTGTGTTTTGATAAAGGGTAATAAATCCTTTGATAAACGAGCTTTACAGCTCCTTCTACCAGGGCTTTATCTTGTGGATGATATGGCCTTGTGGGGTCTATTACGCATTTATAGTGCAAGGCGAGTGATTTGAGTGTTTTATTAATCACCGGAGCATATTTATGCCCTTTGCTAACTGCCGCTTTCAAGTTGTCTGACACAATAGCTTTAGGTACTCCTCCAAGCCATTGCAAGCATCCATTGAGACAGGAGATGAAATCTTCCCTTTTTTGACTTTCAACCGCCTGAACATAGGTATATTGACTGCAGGGAAGGATTGCTACGAATACTTCAGCTCCTTTTACTTCACCGGTGCTTCGGTCAACATAGCTGAGTTTTTTACCTGCAAAATCCACATAAAGCTTCTCTGCTGCCTTATGTATTAATATTCCACTACCATTCTTTGCATTGCTCCACTGGTTGTAATAAGTGACAAATTGTGTATAGCGGTAACCATCAGCATGTTTACTGAGATATTCATGCCAAAGTACCTGCAAGGTACAGCCGGGCTTATTAAGCTCTTTTTGGAAATAAGGAAAGCATTTAATTAGCTGCTCGTAGCGAGTGCTATCTTTATAGTCCGCTTTAGGGAAGAGGTCGGCCAAATCAGTCTCAGTAAGCCCTTCAAGGTCTTCAATGCTGAGCTGGTGCTCTTTGAAGGTTTTAAAATAGGAATTGACCGTATTGCGGCTAATTCCAAGGGCAGAGGCAATCTGACGATTGCTCATTCCTTTTTTCTTTAATTGAATTATTTG is from Cytophagaceae bacterium ABcell3 and encodes:
- the istB gene encoding IS21-like element helper ATPase IstB; amino-acid sequence: MNQHNTVEKLRQMQLSSMATLYHQAITENLYKDMSTDEFMTLLVDNEWEERQRKKIARLIKLAGFRTDASANNIDYQSNRSLDKTFLQRLFTLNFIKNKENIIATGPTGVGKSYIAQAIGNHACQMLYKTRYYIAARFFDQAKLAKLNGTYIKLLNQLHKTPLLILDDFGLHAMDQFDRQILLDLIEERHQRASTIFCSQIPVSKWHELIGEGTIADAILDRVVYSSHRLDLQGESLRKKQNLN
- the istA gene encoding IS21 family transposase; protein product: MAGQRLDIMEILQIIQLKKKGMSNRQIASALGISRNTVNSYFKTFKEHQLSIEDLEGLTETDLADLFPKADYKDSTRYEQLIKCFPYFQKELNKPGCTLQVLWHEYLSKHADGYRYTQFVTYYNQWSNAKNGSGILIHKAAEKLYVDFAGKKLSYVDRSTGEVKGAEVFVAILPCSQYTYVQAVESQKREDFISCLNGCLQWLGGVPKAIVSDNLKAAVSKGHKYAPVINKTLKSLALHYKCVIDPTRPYHPQDKALVEGAVKLVYQRIYYPLSKHTFFSLKELNDAIAEQLISYNDKYCFQTSRVTRKQRFQEIEKEFLAPLPSSPYLIKNYKRAKVQKIGHVFLSEDRNYYSVPHRYIGQHVEVQYDACNVEVFFNKERVASHRRSYKAGGYSTVKEHLPSSHQAYNDWNPEYFIQKAEKVGRYTCDYITRLISQYNYPELAYKQAQGILSFLKAYSAERLESACKRALQYHKASYKTIDRILKNNLDQEANFTCNLQSNTPDHDNIRGASNYI